Proteins encoded in a region of the Enterococcus gilvus ATCC BAA-350 genome:
- a CDS encoding CPBP family intramembrane glutamic endopeptidase, translating to MEATKKQWWGLLIIPLELLIGDYLFPLLHLDKDPKISLLSSTGLFLAGFLIMIYLFHDFLKEQWQLYRHRLFLKLLLSIVLVAIAFFILSFVRRMIPSELLQLRSSENTSGQTLSAGWAVLAAVSPFIAPFAEELTFRYLLLGKFSNGFLRIVMLFVQGILFGLVHWNNFNGNVYAMIPYMVLGVYLGLIYLFTKNIWGSIMVHWMLNTMNSMFPALLLFVLSFFGITT from the coding sequence ATGGAAGCAACAAAAAAACAATGGTGGGGACTTCTGATAATCCCTTTGGAATTATTGATAGGCGACTACCTTTTTCCGCTCCTTCATCTTGATAAGGACCCAAAAATTTCTTTGTTAAGTTCAACTGGTTTATTTCTAGCAGGTTTTCTGATTATGATTTACTTATTTCATGATTTTCTAAAGGAACAGTGGCAACTATATCGTCATAGACTTTTTCTTAAATTGCTGTTGAGTATCGTCTTAGTCGCGATCGCTTTCTTTATACTCAGTTTCGTACGCAGAATGATTCCTAGTGAACTTCTTCAGCTTCGCAGTTCAGAGAACACTTCTGGGCAAACACTCAGTGCTGGTTGGGCCGTCTTGGCCGCTGTCTCACCGTTTATTGCTCCTTTTGCTGAAGAATTGACGTTTCGCTATTTATTGCTAGGAAAGTTTTCCAATGGATTTTTACGGATCGTCATGCTTTTCGTTCAAGGAATCTTATTCGGGCTGGTTCATTGGAACAATTTTAACGGGAATGTCTATGCCATGATTCCCTATATGGTATTGGGTGTTTACTTAGGCTTGATCTATTTATTTACTAAAAATATCTGGGGATCTATTATGGTTCACTGGATGTTAAATACAATGAACTCGATGTTTCCCGCTCTTCTACTATTTGTATTAAGCTTTTTTGGAATCACCACGTAA
- a CDS encoding SPFH domain-containing protein, with the protein MFIVNIILFIIIAVVVLFIISQLVVIVQQGEVKVVESFGKYVKTIDPGLHFLIPILYVVRRRVSLKQTPIQIEPQSVITRDNVIVEIDEAIKYHVTDARAFVYDNEDSVTSMIQDCQSNLRGIIGKMELNEVLNGTEEINVNLYESVKDITAGYGLSIDRINIGEISVSNEIINSMNKLITASRDKESLITISEGKKQSVILESEAKSSEMQIDAEARARQTKIDADARAERTKIDAAAEAERIEKITEAETSRIREINKAIAESNLTDEMIAYLGIEAFKHVVENNGNTVIMPSNLTELGNVPAIKEIWKQTN; encoded by the coding sequence TTGTTCATCGTTAATATTATCTTATTTATAATCATAGCTGTCGTCGTTTTGTTTATCATTAGTCAGTTGGTAGTCATTGTTCAGCAAGGGGAAGTCAAGGTCGTAGAAAGCTTTGGGAAGTATGTAAAAACAATCGACCCGGGACTGCATTTTCTGATCCCTATTTTATATGTTGTGCGCCGTCGTGTGTCATTAAAGCAAACGCCTATTCAGATCGAACCGCAAAGTGTGATTACTCGAGACAATGTAATCGTAGAGATCGATGAAGCGATAAAATATCACGTGACAGATGCACGGGCTTTTGTGTATGATAATGAAGATTCTGTCACGTCTATGATCCAAGATTGCCAATCCAATTTACGAGGCATCATTGGTAAAATGGAACTGAACGAGGTATTAAACGGCACAGAAGAAATCAATGTTAATCTTTACGAGAGTGTGAAGGACATTACGGCCGGTTATGGCTTATCCATAGATCGGATCAATATCGGAGAGATTTCGGTTTCCAACGAGATCATCAATTCGATGAATAAGTTAATTACTGCTAGTCGAGACAAAGAATCCTTGATCACCATTTCGGAAGGGAAAAAACAGTCTGTGATTTTAGAGTCTGAAGCAAAATCCTCTGAAATGCAGATCGATGCGGAAGCTCGAGCAAGACAAACTAAAATCGATGCAGATGCCCGCGCCGAACGGACGAAAATCGATGCAGCAGCAGAGGCGGAACGGATTGAAAAGATCACCGAAGCGGAAACTTCTCGAATCAGAGAAATCAATAAAGCCATTGCAGAAAGTAATTTGACGGATGAAATGATTGCCTACTTGGGGATCGAAGCCTTCAAGCACGTTGTTGAAAACAATGGCAATACTGTTATTATGCCAAGTAATTTAACCGAACTCGGCAATGTACCGGCAATCAAGGAAATTTGGAAACAAACGAACTAA
- a CDS encoding CD1375 family protein, whose amino-acid sequence MAVVYATLIIKGKKTIEQVPGLIREQVREILLDMDLPELAE is encoded by the coding sequence ATGGCAGTAGTCTATGCGACGTTGATTATCAAAGGTAAGAAAACGATCGAACAAGTACCTGGTCTGATCCGCGAACAAGTGAGAGAAATCTTACTGGATATGGATTTACCAGAATTAGCAGAGTAG
- a CDS encoding phage holin produces the protein MKINWKLRIKSKAFWVGVVPLVILLVQAVAAAFGYTLDLSSYGDKALAVINALFALLAFLGITADPTTHGLSDSDQALAYSKPKKEGK, from the coding sequence ATGAAAATCAATTGGAAATTAAGAATCAAATCGAAAGCATTTTGGGTGGGTGTTGTTCCACTAGTCATTCTATTAGTTCAGGCGGTCGCTGCTGCATTTGGCTATACATTAGATCTCTCTTCATACGGAGATAAAGCATTAGCTGTAATCAACGCGCTGTTTGCTTTACTGGCTTTCTTGGGAATTACTGCCGACCCTACAACGCATGGGTTATCTGATAGCGATCAGGCATTGGCCTATTCGAAACCGAAGAAGGAGGGCAAATAG
- a CDS encoding DNA/RNA non-specific endonuclease, producing MAPESQSGNSNKEVAISQLSEIPEYDGEHQTIEINHNQPDFSKKDLSLEQRTWTSFSDLDALNRVGVANAMLGKELMPHQERERLFVKPTGWHQKFYNDEPLYNRAHLIAYQFSGENNNLKNLMTGTASLNDPGMNDHEKEIGNYIRKTNHHVRYRVTPYFKGEELVARGIQMEAESIEDDQISFNLFVYNVQEGITIDYQTGYSQK from the coding sequence ATAGCACCGGAAAGCCAATCAGGAAATTCAAACAAGGAAGTCGCTATAAGTCAGTTATCAGAGATTCCTGAGTATGACGGTGAGCATCAAACAATTGAGATAAATCATAACCAACCTGATTTTTCTAAAAAGGATCTTTCTCTTGAGCAGCGTACTTGGACAAGCTTTTCTGATCTCGACGCGTTGAATCGAGTTGGCGTTGCAAATGCGATGTTAGGAAAAGAATTGATGCCCCACCAAGAACGGGAACGCTTATTTGTCAAACCGACCGGCTGGCATCAAAAATTTTACAACGATGAGCCTTTGTATAATCGAGCCCATTTGATCGCCTATCAATTTTCAGGAGAAAATAACAATCTTAAAAACTTGATGACGGGAACAGCTTCACTGAATGACCCTGGGATGAACGATCACGAAAAGGAAATCGGAAATTATATACGTAAAACCAATCACCATGTCCGTTATCGGGTGACGCCTTATTTCAAAGGGGAAGAATTGGTTGCGCGAGGCATTCAAATGGAGGCGGAAAGTATCGAAGATGATCAAATTTCCTTTAACCTTTTTGTTTATAATGTGCAAGAAGGCATTACGATTGATTATCAAACAGGCTACTCGCAAAAGTAG
- a CDS encoding CD1375 family protein, giving the protein MANIYVNLIQKGLKTIEEVPKTIRKEVQAILDADIAD; this is encoded by the coding sequence ATGGCAAATATCTACGTCAATTTGATTCAGAAAGGTCTGAAAACTATTGAGGAAGTACCAAAGACAATTAGAAAAGAAGTACAAGCGATCTTGGATGCAGACATTGCGGATTAA
- a CDS encoding GH25 family lysozyme: protein MVLNVVDVASHQTVQQAITAGADACIVKATQGTGYINPKCDAQYQLAKQHGLLLGVYHYAGGGSPISEADYFLANIKGYIGEAILILDWEEYQNASYNNTNWARQFVNRVHEKTGVWCVLYGNRQDIDRCLNLVNDCALWFAGYPTNTQRDWNAPEFIYNISPWKSMIGWQYSAADVDRSKFYITKEQWNKYANPSQTNKPSPAPQPVKPNKTVDPTTAGQHFPIMQDPKFPQNKAHLDRFGPVGNKLVVEGWHTTASKHEFIIVMDRVKNKELARKEVKPIARPDVKKAFGLSYDQVGFKTEFDLAQFKGHSVIVLLRATNDPKGNTAGGFQDFYETRWYHDIK, encoded by the coding sequence ATGGTATTAAACGTAGTAGACGTGGCTTCACATCAAACAGTTCAACAAGCAATCACTGCTGGGGCCGATGCTTGTATTGTTAAAGCTACACAGGGAACGGGGTATATTAATCCTAAGTGTGATGCTCAGTATCAATTAGCAAAACAGCATGGATTATTACTCGGGGTATATCATTACGCCGGAGGTGGAAGCCCCATTTCAGAAGCCGATTATTTTCTAGCAAATATTAAAGGATATATTGGTGAAGCCATTTTGATTTTAGACTGGGAAGAATATCAAAACGCATCTTACAATAATACGAATTGGGCACGTCAATTCGTCAATCGCGTACATGAAAAAACGGGTGTCTGGTGTGTGCTTTACGGCAATCGTCAAGATATTGATCGTTGCTTAAACCTAGTGAATGATTGTGCTTTATGGTTTGCAGGTTATCCGACAAACACTCAACGGGATTGGAACGCTCCAGAATTTATCTATAATATTTCACCGTGGAAAAGTATGATTGGATGGCAGTATAGTGCTGCTGACGTAGATCGTAGTAAGTTCTATATTACTAAAGAACAATGGAATAAGTACGCAAATCCTTCTCAAACAAATAAGCCTAGTCCAGCACCTCAGCCAGTTAAGCCAAACAAAACAGTTGATCCAACAACCGCGGGGCAACACTTCCCAATTATGCAAGATCCTAAATTCCCGCAAAACAAAGCTCATCTGGATCGTTTTGGTCCAGTAGGTAACAAATTAGTAGTGGAAGGTTGGCATACAACTGCTTCAAAGCATGAGTTTATTATCGTTATGGATCGAGTAAAAAATAAGGAGCTTGCCAGAAAAGAAGTCAAACCAATTGCCCGTCCAGATGTTAAAAAAGCATTTGGATTATCTTATGACCAGGTTGGATTTAAAACAGAATTTGATTTAGCGCAATTCAAGGGCCATTCTGTAATCGTTCTACTTCGTGCAACAAATGATCCGAAGGGGAATACAGCTGGAGGCTTCCAAGATTTCTATGAAACTCGCTGGTATCACGATATTAAATAA